TTGATGCGGTTCTCGAAGAAGCTGCCAAAGTCTGCGAAGAAGTCCTGTTCCCGATCAACCGGTCGGGCGATGAGGAAGGCTGCAGCTGGAATGACGGCATCGTCACAACCCCCAAAGGTTTCAAGGAAGCCTACCAGACCTTTGCCGAAGGTGGCTGGACCGGGATTGCCTGTGACCCGAAATATGGCGGTCAGGGCGCGCCGAAATCCATCAATGCCCTGGTTGAGGAAATGATTTGTTCGACCAACCTGTCCTTTGGCATGTATCCGGGTCTGTCCTTTGGCGCCTATGCCGCCCTTCACAGCCACGCATCGGACGCACTCAAGGACAAATTCCTGCCCAAGATGGTCGATGGCACCTGGTCAGGGACCATGTGCCTTACCGAACCGCATTGCGGTACCGATCTTGGCATCATCAAGACCAAGGCCGAACCCCTTGATGACGGGTCCTATGCGATTTCCGGTACCAAGATCTTTATCTCGGCCGGGGAACATGACCTGACGGAAAATATCATCCATCTGGTTCTGGCCAAGCTGCCTGACGCCCCAAGCGGCACCAAGGGCATTTCGCTTTTCCTTGTGCCAAAATTCATGGTGGGTGATGACGGATCACTTGGCGATCGCAACGCGGTCAAATGCGGTTCCATCGAACACAAGATGGGCATCAAGGCATCTTCGACCTGTGTCATGAACTTTGATGGCGCGGTTGGTTATCTGGTCGGTGAACCCCATCAGGGCATGCCCGCCATGTTCACCATGATGAACCAGGAACGCCTTTCGGTTGGCATTCAGGGTCTTGGCCTTGGCGAAGCCGCCTATCAGGGTGCGCGTGCCTATGCCAAGGACCGCCTGCAGGGCCGCGCCCTGACCGGTGCAAAATCCCCCAACCAACCTGCCGATTCCATCATCGTGCATCCCGATGTGCGGCGCATGTTGCTGACGGCAAAGGCAACCAATGAAGGCTGCCGGGCGATGGGTATGTGGGTGGCACGCGCACTTGATACTGCCAAACACCACGAAGATCCGGTCAAACGCGAAGAGGCTGACGAATTCGTTCAGCTGATGACCCCGATCGTCAAGGCGCTGTTCACCGACTGGGGCTTTGATAACACCAACCTTGGTGTTCAGGTCTTTGGCGGGCACGGCTATATCCGCGAATGGGGTATGGAACAATATGTCCGTGATGCCCGTATTGCCCAGATTTACGAAGGTACCAACGGCATTCAGGCGCTTGACCTTGTTGGCCGTAAAATGCCGACCAAGGCGGGGCGGTATCTGCGTCGTTTCTTCCATCCCGTGCAGGAATATATCGAAGCCAATGTCTCGAACGGCGACCTTGGTGAATATGTCCAGCCGCTTGCCAAGGCCTTCATGCGCCTGCAACAGGCCACCGGCGAACTGGCCCAGCGCGGGATGAAAAACCCCGATGAAGCCGGTGCTGCCGCCACCGAATTCCTGCGTCTGTTTGGTCTGGTTGCCGTCGGCTTCATGTGGGCCCGCATGGCGGAAATCGCACTCGCCAAACAGGGTGATGACGAAGACGGTTTCTATAAGGGCAAGCTGATCACGGCCAAGTTCTATATGGAACGTGTTCTTCCACAATCAGGTGCCCTGTTCAGCCAGATCATGTCGGGGTCTTCGACCATGATGGCGCTTGACGAGGAGCTGTTCTGATCATGGCTACGGGCCGCATGCACAAAGACCTGTCATCCGGATACGGAGCATTGTCGTGAACCTGATTTTCCGACTGATCCGTGTGGTGATCCTGTCCTTGTTGCGGCCCCGCCTGCACCCGCTTGATCCATCGACCCTGCATTTCCGGGCATGGCCGCTGGATCTTGATATTAACGTGCACATGACAAATTCGCGCTATTTCGCGCTGATGGATCTGGGTCGAACCGAACTGATCATGCGCAATGGCATTGCCAAGCAGATGCTGAAACGCAAATGGCAGCCGGTGGTGTCCGGATCGACCATGCGGTTCAAACGCGCGATCAAACCGTTTCAGAAATTCGCACTCGAAACGCAGGCTTTGTATTGGGATGAAAAGGGCTTCTATCTCGAGCAACGCTTTGTCGCCAAAGGCAAGACGCTGGCCCTTGGCGTCGTAAAGGCGGTTTTCGTTGGCCCGGATGGCATTGTTGCGCCCGAGGTTATCTGTCGGATGGTCGGTGCCGATGAAACGTCGCCATCCATGCCCGACTGGCTTTCTGGGTGGCCCGATATGGAAACCGCAATCGAAGCGCGACTGGCGATTTAACACACACCAACAACCGGAAAACCGGGACAATTGCGGTAAAAAACACCGCGCAGGAGGAAACACCATGGCATCCGATGACGCCGTATTGCTCAACATCACCGATGCGGTCGCAACGATTACGCTGAACCGCCCGGATCGCATGAACGCCCTTGATCAGGCGATGGTCAGTGGGTTGTCCGCCGCCATGGACAAGATCGAAGCCAACCTTCCCGATATCGGAGCCATCATCATCGAAGGATCGGGCGGCACTTTCATGGCCGGTGGCGATGTGAAGTTTTTCCATCAGGTATCAAAAAGCCCGGTCGAAGACGCCCGCTCCTCAATCGAAGCATTGATTGATCGGGTTCACCAAATTGTTTTGCGCATCAACGCCCTGCCCCGCCCGGTGATCGCCAAACTTGAAGGCGCGGTTGCCGGATTTGGTGTCAGCCTGATGAATGCCTGCGACCTTGCCATTGCGGCTGAGGAAACCGTTTTCACCCTGGCTTATATCCATATCGGCACCTCGCCCGATGGCGGTGCAACCCATTCGCTGACCCGGTTGGTCGGCATGAAAAAGGCCAAGGAAATCGCCCTGCTTGGCGATCGGTTCGGGGCCGATGAAGCCCATGATTGCGGCCTGATCAACAAGGTCGTCCCGGCAGATCTGCTGGCATCAACCACCGCGAAATACGCAACTCGTTTGTCCGCCGGACCGCGCGATGCGATTGCCCGCACAAAGACGTTGCTGAATGCCGCCCCCGAGGCCGATCTGCAAACACAGCTGAAGGCCGAGGCCAAATCATTCGCTGATTGCGCCACGAGTGCCGATTTCCGCGAGGGCGTTACTGCTTTCGTCGAAAAACGCACGCCGCGTTTTGGCAAATCATAAAAAGAATTCAGGGAAGAATTTGATGACGAGTCTTAAAGGCAAAACACTGTTCATCACCGGCGCATCGCGCGGCATCGGCAAGGAAATTGCCCTGCGTGCGGCGCGCGATGGGGCCAATGTCGCGATCATTGCCAAAACTGATGAACCACACCCCAAACTGCCCGGCACCATCCATAGTGCCGCTGCCGAGATCGAGGAAGTTGGTGGCAAGGCACTGGCCCTTAAGACCGATATTCGCGATGAAGACCAAATTGCCGAGGCTGTCGCAAAGACCGTCAAAACCTTTGGCGGGATCGATATCCTGATCAACAATGCCAGCGCGATCAATCTGACCCCGACCCTGCAAACACCGATGAAGCGGTTTGATCTGATGCATCAGGTCAATACGCGTGCGAGCTTTGCCTGTGCGCAGGCCTGCCTGCCGCATCTTCTGAAGTCGGACAACCCACATATCCTGACCATGTCACCACCGCCCAACCTGTCCCCACAGTGGTTTGCCAATCACACCGCCTATACGATTTCGAAATACGGCATGAGCCTGATCACGCTTGGTCTGGCAGCCGAGTTTGCCGATGAAGGAGTTGCCGTCAATTCGCTTTGGCCGGTCACGGTGATTGAAACAGCAGCGCTCAACATGATCCCCGGTCTTGAGCAGGGCCGTGCACGCACACCGCAAATTCTGGCCGATGCGGCACATGCAATCCTTACCGCCCCATCGCGCGAAATTACAGGGGGCTTCTTTACCGATGAAAGTGTGCTTGAGGCCATCGGTGTCACCGATTTCGAACAATACAACCTGACCCCGGGCAAACCGCCCTATCCGGACTTCTTCCTGGAGCTTGATCGCAACGGCAAGAACGACCCGCAGGTTGCAAAACTGCTTACGAAACTGGGCCGCTTTCACAAAGCAGCCTGACCGTCATGGCGCCGGGGAAGTGTGTGCCTCGGCGTCTCGTAGGGGCCTGATTTTACGGCTGTGGATGATCTGCACTGGAAATCGGGCTCTCTCGCCCGCTGAACTAAACCCGCCCTTTGTGGCGGGTTCTTTTTTGTGGTATGCGCACATAAAGGCACCGCCACGGGGAGAATGGCGGTGCCGCCTTCGCATTAAACGCTAGACGTTGAGGGATATGATGAAAAAGCGTGAAGCGAAGGAGTGGTTATAAGCTTCAGGAAGCGCGGCGTTCCAGTGACTGACGCGGCATTTCACAGGCAACAAGACCTGGTGTCGGCAACATCATCTGTACCGAAAGTGCCATGCCAAGGTCGCGGTGATCGCGTTTGGCATCGAGGAAATGCTCCGACCAGCTGCCGTCACGGTTGGCTGACAGAAACGCACAACGCAGCATCGAAAAACGGCTTGATCCATGGCAGTTATGTTCGCCAGTCACCTGGGCAAGCCAGCCGGCAATTGCGTCATGGGCAGCCTGATCAAGGATGTCCTGCATGCTGGCCCGATCACTGGCTGCAATGCTGTCTTCGGCAAGCGCATCGCGAAGGGCGTTGATCATGCGCTGACTGGCCTGCGGAGAGTTGACACTAAATGAACGCAACCACGCACGTGCCGTGTCTTCGATCAAACGCGTCATCGCAGCCGATTCAAACGCGGCATAGGTGAAACCCTTTGATGCAATGGTCATGTCAGTCATTCGTCTGGCCCTCCGGGCGGTGAACAATCAGCGGGACTTAACGCTTCGTTAAGAATGAATATCGCTGAAAAAAAGCGGGATAATTTGCTCGAATCTGGGCGTTTTTGTGGCGTCGAGAAACTTTTGAAAACAAACCACTAGCTTGCTGGCTTCGGACCTTCGGCCGTGATGTGATCGCGCCCTGCCATGATCTGATCAAGCGGCTTGACCGGCCAAGACAGAATCAGAAGCTTTTCATCGCGCGTCAGGCTTTCAACGCCAAGCCGGGCAAGCTTTTCATAGATGATCCCGATTTCGATCGCGGTACGCGCATCCGGCTTGCGCACCGGCAGAAGCGCGGAATGCAGTGCATTGGCGTAAGGATCTTCGATCAGGCGCAGCAGCCCGTCTTTGACATCGTCATCACCACTTTCGGCATTGATCCGCACCAACGCGCGAAGCTCTTCGGGGCTGTCATATTCTTCGGGGGTCACAAAAAGCTTCATCCGACGCGCAGCCTTTCCGATGGCAAGGCTGCTGGAATAATGGGTCAGCCATGGCGAAAGCACCAAACCGGCCAGAATGGGCGACAACCACCAGAAGAATGCCGTATCCACAAAAACAGCAATCGCGCCCCAGACCACACCAATCACGATAATGGTGCGATGGGTTTTAAGTGCGGCCTTGAACGGTACCCCGGCATCGTCACGTTCCTGCGCGTCCCAGCCCACCTGATTACCGGTCAGGACCGAGAACACGAACTGGGAATGGAGCATCATCATGATCGGGGCCTGCAAGGCCGAATACAGGGTTTCAAGCAGGCCACTGGCCAATACCATTACCCCGCCATACTGTTTGCGGTCGCGGCCAAGACACACCATCAGAATCGAGATGATCTTGGGCAGCACCAGCATGCCGATGGTAAAGATCAGCAACACCAGCATTTCAAACGACCGATCCACCGGCCATTGTGGAAACATGGTGAACTGACCTGGAAAGAAGCTATAGGTCAGCTGGGTGTTCTGAAGGGTCGCGATTGTCGAACTTAGTAACAGCAACAACCACAGCGGCGATGATACAAAGCTCATCACGCCCATAAAGAAATGCAGACGGCTGAGCGGTTTAAAGCCCGGCGCAACCATCAGGCGCGCATGTTGCATATTGCCCTGACACCAGCGCCGGTCACGGATCGCAAAATCAATCAGGTTGGGCGGCAATTCTTCCCAGCTGCCTTCAAGCTGCGGGATCAGCCAGCACCGCCAGCCTGCCTTGCGCATAAAGGCGGCTTCAACGAAATCATGACTCAGGATATGACCACCCATCGGCGGTTTGCCCGACAGAACTGGCAGGCCACAGCATTCGATAAATGACTTGGTGCGAATGATCGCATTGTGGCCCCAATAGTTCGAGCTGCCCATGCACCAGAATGACAGACCCGCCGACATGGTCGGACCATGCACGCGCGAAATGAATTGCAGGATGCGGGCAAACAGCGTCTGGCGACCGGTTGGCTGCGGCGGACTTTGAATGATCCCGGCATCCGGGTTATTTTCCATCAGATAGGCCATATTGACCATTGCCTCGCCCGACATGACGCTATCGGCGTCAAAGACGATCATGTGATCGTAATTGGCGGCATAGGTCTCGCAGAATTCCTTGAGGTTGCCGGACTTGCGTTCGGTGTTCTCTACCCGGCGGCGGAAGAAAATCTTGCCACGGGCATTCAGATCCGAGCAGGCCTTGGCCCACGCCATTTCCTCGGCAATCCAGATATCGGGATCGCGGGTATCCGACAGCACAAAGAAATGAAACGCATCAAGTTCGCCAGTCGCAGCGAGACTTTCATAGCTCGCGCGCAATCCGGCAAAGACGCGGTTGGGGTCTTCGTTATAGACCGGGATCACCACCACATTCTTGGATCGCAGGCGACCTTTGCGCGCAATCGGCTTCAGGCGTTTGAGCGTGATGGCA
Above is a window of Thalassospira sp. ER-Se-21-Dark DNA encoding:
- a CDS encoding acyl-CoA dehydrogenase C-terminal domain-containing protein, whose protein sequence is MAEYKAPLRDMRFVLTELFDFNDINQMPGCEDFTPDVVDAVLEEAAKVCEEVLFPINRSGDEEGCSWNDGIVTTPKGFKEAYQTFAEGGWTGIACDPKYGGQGAPKSINALVEEMICSTNLSFGMYPGLSFGAYAALHSHASDALKDKFLPKMVDGTWSGTMCLTEPHCGTDLGIIKTKAEPLDDGSYAISGTKIFISAGEHDLTENIIHLVLAKLPDAPSGTKGISLFLVPKFMVGDDGSLGDRNAVKCGSIEHKMGIKASSTCVMNFDGAVGYLVGEPHQGMPAMFTMMNQERLSVGIQGLGLGEAAYQGARAYAKDRLQGRALTGAKSPNQPADSIIVHPDVRRMLLTAKATNEGCRAMGMWVARALDTAKHHEDPVKREEADEFVQLMTPIVKALFTDWGFDNTNLGVQVFGGHGYIREWGMEQYVRDARIAQIYEGTNGIQALDLVGRKMPTKAGRYLRRFFHPVQEYIEANVSNGDLGEYVQPLAKAFMRLQQATGELAQRGMKNPDEAGAAATEFLRLFGLVAVGFMWARMAEIALAKQGDDEDGFYKGKLITAKFYMERVLPQSGALFSQIMSGSSTMMALDEELF
- a CDS encoding enoyl-CoA hydratase-related protein, producing the protein MASDDAVLLNITDAVATITLNRPDRMNALDQAMVSGLSAAMDKIEANLPDIGAIIIEGSGGTFMAGGDVKFFHQVSKSPVEDARSSIEALIDRVHQIVLRINALPRPVIAKLEGAVAGFGVSLMNACDLAIAAEETVFTLAYIHIGTSPDGGATHSLTRLVGMKKAKEIALLGDRFGADEAHDCGLINKVVPADLLASTTAKYATRLSAGPRDAIARTKTLLNAAPEADLQTQLKAEAKSFADCATSADFREGVTAFVEKRTPRFGKS
- the mdoH gene encoding glucans biosynthesis glucosyltransferase MdoH, whose translation is MTEAANTPAKGTIPAERSEDAFCDPTVKLRGPGVGSRRIFLFGASIAATAYAAWLMTDVLGADQLTIMEMVVVAFFTINFAWISLSFFTGIVGLVLRGLKLDAITLKRLKPIARKGRLRSKNVVVIPVYNEDPNRVFAGLRASYESLAATGELDAFHFFVLSDTRDPDIWIAEEMAWAKACSDLNARGKIFFRRRVENTERKSGNLKEFCETYAANYDHMIVFDADSVMSGEAMVNMAYLMENNPDAGIIQSPPQPTGRQTLFARILQFISRVHGPTMSAGLSFWCMGSSNYWGHNAIIRTKSFIECCGLPVLSGKPPMGGHILSHDFVEAAFMRKAGWRCWLIPQLEGSWEELPPNLIDFAIRDRRWCQGNMQHARLMVAPGFKPLSRLHFFMGVMSFVSSPLWLLLLLSSTIATLQNTQLTYSFFPGQFTMFPQWPVDRSFEMLVLLIFTIGMLVLPKIISILMVCLGRDRKQYGGVMVLASGLLETLYSALQAPIMMMLHSQFVFSVLTGNQVGWDAQERDDAGVPFKAALKTHRTIIVIGVVWGAIAVFVDTAFFWWLSPILAGLVLSPWLTHYSSSLAIGKAARRMKLFVTPEEYDSPEELRALVRINAESGDDDVKDGLLRLIEDPYANALHSALLPVRKPDARTAIEIGIIYEKLARLGVESLTRDEKLLILSWPVKPLDQIMAGRDHITAEGPKPAS
- a CDS encoding NAD(P)-dependent oxidoreductase, encoding MTSLKGKTLFITGASRGIGKEIALRAARDGANVAIIAKTDEPHPKLPGTIHSAAAEIEEVGGKALALKTDIRDEDQIAEAVAKTVKTFGGIDILINNASAINLTPTLQTPMKRFDLMHQVNTRASFACAQACLPHLLKSDNPHILTMSPPPNLSPQWFANHTAYTISKYGMSLITLGLAAEFADEGVAVNSLWPVTVIETAALNMIPGLEQGRARTPQILADAAHAILTAPSREITGGFFTDESVLEAIGVTDFEQYNLTPGKPPYPDFFLELDRNGKNDPQVAKLLTKLGRFHKAA
- a CDS encoding acyl-CoA thioesterase, coding for MNLIFRLIRVVILSLLRPRLHPLDPSTLHFRAWPLDLDINVHMTNSRYFALMDLGRTELIMRNGIAKQMLKRKWQPVVSGSTMRFKRAIKPFQKFALETQALYWDEKGFYLEQRFVAKGKTLALGVVKAVFVGPDGIVAPEVICRMVGADETSPSMPDWLSGWPDMETAIEARLAI